The following proteins are encoded in a genomic region of Saccharopolyspora antimicrobica:
- a CDS encoding VOC family protein — protein MQLVSVRVITNDVTRLVEFYEQVTGLDARRPAEQFAELVGPSCTLAIGSAETMALFSAGADVPESNRTAILEFLVEDVDREHERLMSLAVAPEVVQEPTTMPWGNRSLLFRDPDGNLVNFFTPLTDEARARLAR, from the coding sequence GTGCAGCTTGTTTCCGTCCGCGTCATCACCAACGACGTCACCCGCCTCGTCGAGTTCTACGAGCAGGTGACCGGCCTCGATGCGCGTCGCCCCGCCGAGCAGTTCGCCGAGCTCGTAGGCCCGTCGTGCACGTTGGCCATCGGCAGTGCCGAGACGATGGCGCTGTTCAGCGCCGGGGCCGACGTACCCGAGTCGAACCGGACCGCGATCCTCGAGTTCCTCGTCGAGGACGTCGACCGGGAGCACGAACGGTTGATGAGCCTGGCTGTCGCGCCCGAGGTCGTGCAGGAGCCGACCACGATGCCGTGGGGAAACCGCTCCCTGCTGTTCCGCGACCCCGACGGGAACCTGGTCAACTTCTTCACCCCGCTCACCGACGAGGCCCGGGCAAGGCTCGCCCGCTGA
- a CDS encoding zinc-ribbon domain-containing protein: protein MLFESELSALQWWDHERNDEATFRTVTTRATRKCFWKCPECGLRFAAQVYEMASRPSCPDCKAKRSREWHEEYETWKITPVADVPELLAAWADDDDPQTVMVAEGFPLRRFRCPQGHHPRISPLTFLHGGCPHCRGAETAATGKQWLANTLPEIASQWHPTRNGKLTPHDVVWNSKRTVWWKTDCCGYEWQESVRDRDKYQRLRCPVCRTILGSLAWRDPGLAAEWSPTNPVSPWKVRPHEATNFVPEWVCSTDPAHVWTMALSSRSNGSECPECRQHGKSRVELDHHAVASEIFGAARSGVLLRDDAFTSRKSWTADICVDLGGLTLVIEYDGAYWHASEAKMLVDESKSRDLLAAGCAVVRLREDALPRLAIDDPRYEELRVYSTAPRPHAVMAEIKEWANGINSLARDDA from the coding sequence GTGCTGTTCGAGTCGGAGTTGTCAGCGTTGCAGTGGTGGGATCACGAGCGCAACGACGAGGCCACCTTCCGTACGGTCACAACGCGCGCCACTCGCAAGTGCTTCTGGAAGTGCCCGGAGTGCGGGCTGCGTTTCGCCGCCCAGGTCTACGAGATGGCTTCCCGCCCGTCTTGCCCTGACTGCAAAGCCAAACGCAGCAGGGAATGGCACGAGGAGTACGAAACCTGGAAAATCACCCCGGTCGCCGACGTGCCCGAGTTGTTGGCGGCGTGGGCCGACGACGATGATCCGCAGACTGTCATGGTTGCGGAAGGGTTTCCGCTGCGGCGGTTCCGCTGCCCTCAAGGGCATCATCCACGCATCAGTCCGCTGACCTTCTTGCACGGTGGATGCCCTCATTGCCGTGGTGCGGAGACTGCCGCTACGGGCAAGCAGTGGCTGGCTAACACGCTGCCGGAGATCGCTTCGCAGTGGCATCCGACGCGAAACGGCAAGCTCACGCCACATGACGTGGTGTGGAACTCCAAGCGGACCGTGTGGTGGAAGACGGACTGCTGCGGCTACGAGTGGCAGGAATCCGTCCGCGATCGGGACAAGTACCAGCGGCTTCGCTGCCCTGTCTGCCGGACCATCCTCGGTTCGCTCGCGTGGCGCGATCCGGGGTTGGCTGCGGAATGGAGCCCGACGAATCCCGTCAGCCCGTGGAAGGTTCGCCCGCACGAAGCGACGAACTTCGTGCCGGAGTGGGTGTGCTCGACCGACCCAGCGCACGTGTGGACGATGGCCCTGAGCTCGCGGTCGAATGGATCGGAGTGCCCAGAGTGCCGGCAGCACGGCAAGTCGCGGGTCGAGTTGGATCACCACGCGGTCGCCTCCGAGATCTTCGGGGCTGCTCGTTCCGGCGTACTGCTGCGTGACGATGCGTTCACGTCCCGAAAATCGTGGACGGCGGACATCTGCGTCGACCTCGGCGGGCTCACGCTGGTGATCGAGTACGACGGTGCTTATTGGCACGCGAGCGAGGCGAAGATGCTTGTCGATGAGTCCAAGAGCCGCGACCTACTCGCTGCAGGCTGCGCCGTGGTCAGGTTGCGCGAGGACGCGTTGCCGCGACTGGCGATCGATGATCCGCGCTACGAGGAGTTGAGGGTGTATTCGACAGCGCCACGCCCGCACGCTGTGATGGCCGAGATTAAGGAATGGGCGAATGGAATCAACTCGCTGGCTCGCGATGACGCCTGA
- a CDS encoding helix-turn-helix domain-containing protein has translation MSRKRLDPAAQRRGQILTSRLTQARRLSGRSAESLARSAGVSVETVRSIEKGRTATPEFFTVAALATELGLSLDELYAFVRSDRSAESGQASADDVS, from the coding sequence GTGTCACGCAAGAGACTGGACCCCGCCGCACAACGCCGCGGGCAAATCCTGACCTCCCGCCTGACACAGGCCCGTCGCCTGTCTGGGCGTTCAGCTGAGTCCCTCGCGCGCAGTGCGGGAGTCTCCGTGGAAACCGTGCGCAGCATCGAGAAAGGGCGCACGGCCACGCCAGAATTCTTCACCGTCGCTGCCTTGGCCACTGAGTTGGGTCTCTCCCTCGACGAGCTCTATGCCTTCGTCCGCAGTGATCGTTCTGCAGAGTCCGGCCAGGCCAGTGCTGACGACGTCAGCTGA
- a CDS encoding DNA methyltransferase, with protein MTAITAAPSSDWPEDALRLNAICPYYTMFPLDFPLQQLAASPGTSRVLDPFCGRGTTLYAARLAGLPSVGIDINPVAAAIAQAKLIQVTPGAVVRLARQILDGGMRGEVPEGEFWQWCFEHETLRELVTLREALLEMTTPTAAMLRAVMLGILHGPRNKNLPSYLSNQMPRTYASKPAYAVKFWTKRDMEPARVPALEVIERRAKRLLDAAPLAHSGKVYLGDSVKTLGGLRQKFDLVVTSPPYYGMRTYVADQWLRSWFLGGPPEVPYGTYGQIARQPNQEAFIQALGEVWAAVARCCRQGARLAIRFGALPSARTDPEQMLLASVKASKAGWAVKEVRQAGTPTKRNRQAEQFGKAGSAIDEIDLVAELTGLPR; from the coding sequence ATGACGGCGATCACGGCAGCCCCTTCCTCAGATTGGCCCGAAGATGCGCTGCGGCTGAACGCCATCTGCCCGTACTACACGATGTTTCCGCTGGACTTCCCTCTCCAGCAACTTGCCGCTAGCCCCGGGACCAGTCGGGTGCTGGACCCATTCTGCGGACGGGGTACCACGCTGTACGCCGCGCGTCTGGCTGGGCTGCCGTCCGTGGGCATCGACATCAACCCGGTGGCCGCCGCCATCGCCCAGGCCAAGCTCATCCAGGTCACACCCGGCGCCGTGGTCCGGCTGGCCCGGCAGATCCTCGATGGAGGTATGCGCGGCGAAGTCCCTGAAGGCGAGTTCTGGCAATGGTGCTTCGAGCACGAGACGCTGCGAGAGCTGGTGACGTTACGCGAGGCCCTGCTGGAGATGACGACGCCGACGGCGGCCATGCTCCGGGCGGTCATGCTGGGGATTCTGCACGGGCCGCGCAACAAGAACCTCCCGTCGTACCTGTCGAATCAGATGCCGCGCACTTATGCCTCCAAGCCAGCGTATGCGGTGAAATTCTGGACGAAGCGCGACATGGAGCCGGCACGTGTCCCTGCCCTGGAGGTGATCGAGCGGCGGGCTAAACGCCTACTGGACGCGGCCCCGCTCGCCCACAGCGGGAAGGTCTACCTGGGCGACTCCGTCAAGACCCTGGGTGGCCTGCGTCAGAAGTTCGATCTGGTGGTCACCTCACCCCCGTACTACGGCATGCGCACCTACGTGGCCGACCAGTGGCTGCGTTCGTGGTTCCTCGGCGGCCCTCCGGAGGTCCCCTATGGCACATACGGGCAGATCGCCCGCCAGCCGAATCAAGAGGCGTTCATTCAGGCTCTGGGCGAGGTGTGGGCCGCTGTCGCCCGCTGCTGCCGCCAGGGTGCCCGGCTGGCGATCCGCTTTGGCGCCTTGCCCTCAGCTCGCACCGATCCGGAGCAGATGCTGCTGGCCTCCGTGAAGGCGTCGAAGGCCGGGTGGGCCGTCAAGGAGGTGCGGCAGGCTGGCACGCCGACCAAGCGGAACAGACAGGCCGAGCAGTTTGGGAAGGCCGGCTCCGCCATCGACGAGATTGACCTCGTCGCGGAGCTGACCGGGCTGCCCCGCTGA
- a CDS encoding DUF2332 domain-containing protein: MLTSDWYRAFGVREARGHSTTYERLALAVAEDALLLGLLDELPESKRRPNLLFAAAQYSGAPLHEPGVFRDWAVRHWSELAATMTARHTQTNEVARCSVLLPVLARLPQPLALLEVGASAGLCLYPDAYRYRYGGDPRIYGPQDSQVQLQCEVTGPTPLPERMPTVVWRAGIDLNPLDVGDGDDLRWLDALIWPEQEHRRERLRAAAEIVRADPPHLVRGDLLDDLPALAAEAPRDATLVIFHSSVLCYVPASTRHAFTDLVRGLPGHWISNEGVSVLPDVAAVVDVPADGPAVSILALDGRPLALAAPHGQELKWLDTADTQDAAPRS, translated from the coding sequence GTGTTGACATCTGACTGGTATCGGGCGTTCGGGGTACGTGAAGCCAGGGGGCACTCCACGACGTACGAGCGGCTTGCTCTTGCTGTCGCTGAGGATGCGCTGCTGCTGGGTTTGCTGGATGAGCTACCTGAATCTAAGCGGCGCCCCAACCTGTTGTTCGCCGCAGCTCAGTACTCGGGTGCTCCGCTGCATGAGCCTGGTGTCTTCCGCGACTGGGCGGTGCGGCACTGGAGTGAGCTGGCGGCCACGATGACAGCCCGCCACACGCAGACCAACGAGGTTGCTCGCTGCAGCGTCCTTTTGCCGGTGTTGGCGCGGCTGCCGCAGCCTCTGGCGTTGCTTGAAGTGGGTGCGTCGGCGGGGTTGTGTCTGTATCCCGACGCCTACCGGTACCGCTACGGCGGCGATCCGCGCATCTACGGGCCGCAGGACAGCCAGGTGCAACTGCAGTGCGAGGTGACGGGGCCGACTCCGCTGCCCGAACGGATGCCCACCGTGGTGTGGCGCGCTGGGATCGACCTCAACCCTCTCGACGTCGGCGATGGCGATGATCTGCGGTGGCTAGATGCCTTGATCTGGCCAGAGCAGGAGCACCGCCGCGAGCGGCTGCGGGCCGCTGCGGAGATCGTCCGCGCGGACCCGCCCCACTTGGTGCGCGGTGATTTGCTCGACGATCTGCCCGCCCTGGCTGCCGAGGCACCTCGTGATGCGACGCTGGTGATCTTCCACAGCTCCGTGTTGTGCTACGTGCCCGCCTCGACCCGGCACGCCTTTACCGATCTCGTCCGCGGCCTGCCCGGACACTGGATCTCCAACGAAGGAGTCAGCGTCCTCCCCGATGTGGCTGCCGTGGTCGACGTGCCCGCTGATGGACCGGCGGTCTCCATCCTGGCGCTCGACGGCCGGCCGCTCGCCCTCGCCGCGCCCCACGGGCAGGAGCTGAAGTGGCTGGACACAGCGGATACGCAGGACGCCGCGCCGCGTTCGTGA
- a CDS encoding helix-turn-helix transcriptional regulator: MTRPIARVLALLEILQRGGTRTVAELAERLDVDERTVRRYVGHLLDLDIPVRSVRGRHGGYRLAPGYRMPPLMLTDEEALAVLLGLVAGRRAGLLSTSAAAAESAVAKVRRVLPEALGRRLDALLEIADFTAPARSALTAEAEVLLTVAEAARDRRPVDLGYTAGHGGASERVVHPYGVVAHSGRWYLTGFDSASEQVRTFRVDRITTVGLRPGTFDAPTGFDPAQQVLTAIAETPYEHEVSVRIRSTPEQIRAVFPPSIAKLEEIDPGTSWIRARIRAQRLEWIPPLLAALDRPFVVEQPDALRDLVRALANRLADHADARQED; encoded by the coding sequence GTGACTCGGCCGATCGCCCGCGTACTGGCATTGCTGGAGATCCTCCAGCGCGGAGGCACCCGGACCGTCGCCGAGCTCGCCGAACGACTCGACGTGGACGAGCGCACCGTCCGCCGCTACGTCGGTCATCTCCTCGACCTGGACATCCCGGTCCGCTCGGTGCGCGGGCGCCACGGCGGGTACCGCCTGGCCCCGGGGTATCGGATGCCTCCGCTGATGCTCACCGACGAGGAGGCGCTCGCTGTCCTGCTCGGTCTGGTCGCGGGCCGCCGCGCCGGGTTGCTGAGCACCTCGGCCGCGGCCGCCGAGAGCGCGGTCGCGAAAGTACGCCGGGTACTGCCCGAAGCTCTCGGCCGCCGGCTCGACGCGCTGCTGGAGATCGCCGACTTCACCGCGCCCGCACGATCGGCGCTCACGGCGGAAGCCGAAGTCCTGCTCACCGTCGCGGAGGCGGCGCGGGATCGTCGCCCGGTCGATCTCGGCTACACCGCAGGCCACGGCGGCGCCAGCGAACGCGTCGTCCACCCGTACGGCGTCGTGGCCCACTCCGGGCGGTGGTACCTGACCGGCTTCGACTCGGCCAGCGAGCAGGTGCGAACGTTCCGCGTCGACCGGATCACGACCGTTGGACTGCGCCCCGGAACGTTCGACGCACCAACGGGATTCGACCCGGCCCAGCAGGTGCTGACCGCGATCGCCGAGACGCCGTACGAGCACGAGGTGTCCGTGCGGATTCGATCGACGCCCGAACAGATCCGCGCCGTCTTCCCACCGTCCATCGCCAAGCTGGAAGAGATCGACCCCGGCACTTCCTGGATCCGAGCCCGAATTCGAGCACAACGCCTCGAATGGATACCGCCCCTGCTCGCCGCGCTCGACCGGCCGTTCGTCGTCGAACAACCCGACGCCCTCCGCGACCTGGTCCGAGCACTGGCCAACCGACTCGCAGACCACGCCGACGCACGACAGGAAGACTGA
- a CDS encoding GNAT family N-acetyltransferase: protein MSSAPADVITERLVLRTWTTSEATAVRDGIRSAHWAADFPAEGDRVIAGLLDQNPAWLGAHGHRLVVERESGSMVGSIGLFWPPNDGVLEIGYGIVASRRGRGYATEATRALAEFALTAPDVHTVSAGVELSNPSSVRVLEKAGFRRWTTDGSTARFRITLDQR from the coding sequence GTGTCTTCTGCACCCGCCGATGTGATCACCGAGCGCCTCGTCCTGCGGACCTGGACCACGAGCGAGGCCACCGCGGTCCGCGACGGCATCCGGTCCGCGCACTGGGCGGCCGACTTCCCCGCCGAAGGCGATCGCGTGATCGCCGGTCTCCTCGACCAGAACCCCGCTTGGCTCGGTGCGCACGGCCACCGGCTGGTCGTCGAGCGCGAGAGCGGTTCGATGGTGGGCTCGATCGGCCTGTTCTGGCCGCCGAACGACGGCGTCCTCGAAATCGGGTACGGCATCGTGGCCTCCCGCCGCGGCCGCGGCTACGCCACCGAAGCCACCCGCGCCCTGGCCGAGTTCGCCCTCACCGCACCCGATGTCCACACCGTGTCCGCCGGCGTGGAGCTGTCGAACCCGTCGTCGGTCCGCGTCCTGGAGAAGGCGGGCTTCCGCCGCTGGACCACCGACGGGAGCACCGCCCGGTTCAGGATCACGCTGGACCAGCGCTGA
- a CDS encoding phosphotransferase — MATALHTITTSPVSPPRIAVDQRRFTEQITSVFGPVDTTITEWAPIHGDMGFANLTMPPLVILDWEDFGTGPAMLDYARVWADSFAAPAIVTEQCEAAFAPYLVGWQGLLCRACAVAGLLRYPATEPLLQAAAPVTEKIATELRSSSNPG; from the coding sequence ATGGCAACGGCGCTGCACACGATCACGACCTCACCGGTGTCGCCGCCGCGGATCGCCGTGGATCAGCGACGGTTCACCGAACAGATCACGAGCGTGTTCGGCCCGGTGGACACCACAATCACCGAGTGGGCACCGATTCACGGCGACATGGGGTTCGCGAACCTCACGATGCCGCCGTTGGTGATCCTGGACTGGGAAGACTTCGGGACCGGACCCGCGATGCTCGATTACGCCCGCGTATGGGCCGACTCTTTTGCCGCGCCTGCCATCGTCACCGAACAGTGTGAGGCCGCGTTCGCTCCGTACCTCGTTGGCTGGCAAGGGCTGTTGTGCCGCGCCTGCGCGGTGGCCGGGTTGCTGCGGTACCCCGCGACCGAACCGCTGTTGCAGGCCGCGGCACCCGTCACGGAAAAGATCGCCACCGAACTTCGTTCCTCCTCGAATCCGGGCTAG
- a CDS encoding TniQ family protein gives MTMRTLPLRVAPVPGEALDSWLAALAYRLHTPLGDLLPEIAPVDGREPTKPHLHIPTEWTVLLRPAELAMLATVTGTDPAMLEAMTLAHYDGHAVIIDTATRRVQRWRLWGRKSGSRYCPDCLAETGGRWQLTWRLGWSFACTRHHRLLADTCPDCGRVPRRRLLQDLTAPGHCVQPASSHEVGRNAARCGSDLTQTTTTRFPADHPLLRAQRAILAAIADGIATFGVYADEPQPAISALSDLRALAARILNTERDILPDIPKDLLAVYNQARNLDSGHHRPAYAQHRPGFMAPAHAAVAALGATAGFTILDADTIQDAGNRIRWLVESTRERGAAASPTTIGNWGKGTSSRLKAVQISGLGPLLKPSDQVRHRIAAATPCHRLPVAGSPPRQHRVPSLIWTEWALRLQPDQGFYLHTLRSGLSTVLLLAGTKHILPDAARLLGAHALDATRVLQTLTATGHWPHVLTALTRLSDYLDEADVPIDYHRRRRLIYDNILTEDRWRETCRNTGTPVHHGRRFHFARRLLFETTSGLRPDQAPVSFAPCPSENPAAYVRFTTELTPELAAGLEELALEFLTRHDIHDEPVGWQPPLDLIRGLTLPGHDPGQVDLQALHQQVRGNRRSLAEAAESLGTTLDVARFLLGKHPAPRQLRTEKQVHATGGRSLEARTALPKDRLVELYCEQRRSLREIAAQFGVSRGVIRVLLDDYGITPREAQPEPKIMVSRDWLYDQYVYHRRTLPDLAQETGMSTANMARWAKTHDIPLRSRGGASHDQIRRTQQEAAAAPEILRPALVGHGAWERLERFAAASSYRTITEAARTLGLRQSPLTTQINRLEHDLGGSLLERAERGRPMRLTQLGRDVVAAVRRHREPAS, from the coding sequence ATGACGATGCGCACGCTGCCGCTGCGGGTCGCGCCGGTCCCCGGCGAAGCACTGGATTCGTGGTTGGCGGCACTGGCCTACCGGCTGCACACGCCTCTGGGCGATCTGCTGCCGGAGATCGCGCCGGTCGACGGCCGCGAACCGACGAAACCGCACCTCCACATTCCGACCGAGTGGACGGTGCTGTTGCGGCCTGCCGAACTCGCCATGCTCGCCACGGTTACCGGAACCGACCCGGCCATGCTGGAAGCGATGACCCTGGCCCACTACGACGGCCACGCCGTGATCATCGACACCGCCACCCGCCGGGTACAGCGCTGGCGGCTGTGGGGCCGCAAGAGCGGATCTCGCTACTGCCCAGACTGCCTGGCCGAGACCGGCGGGCGATGGCAGTTGACCTGGCGGCTCGGCTGGTCGTTCGCCTGCACCCGTCACCACCGGCTGCTCGCTGACACCTGCCCCGACTGCGGCCGGGTTCCCCGCCGTCGGCTCCTGCAGGACCTCACCGCCCCCGGACACTGCGTGCAACCCGCCAGCAGCCACGAAGTAGGCCGCAACGCCGCCCGCTGCGGCAGCGACCTCACCCAGACCACGACCACCCGATTCCCCGCAGACCATCCGCTCCTGCGAGCGCAACGCGCCATCCTCGCCGCCATTGCCGACGGCATCGCCACCTTCGGGGTGTACGCGGACGAACCCCAACCCGCGATCAGCGCGCTCTCGGATCTGCGGGCGCTCGCCGCACGGATCCTCAACACCGAGCGAGACATACTCCCTGACATCCCGAAGGATCTGCTGGCTGTCTACAACCAGGCTCGGAACCTCGACTCCGGCCACCACCGCCCGGCCTATGCCCAGCACCGGCCCGGATTCATGGCCCCAGCGCACGCGGCCGTTGCCGCTCTCGGGGCCACTGCCGGGTTCACCATCCTCGACGCCGACACGATCCAAGACGCCGGCAACCGGATCCGATGGCTAGTGGAGTCCACACGTGAGCGAGGGGCCGCAGCCAGTCCGACCACGATCGGAAACTGGGGCAAAGGCACCAGCAGCCGACTGAAAGCCGTCCAGATTTCCGGTCTTGGGCCACTGCTGAAACCCAGCGACCAGGTGCGCCACCGCATCGCCGCCGCCACCCCGTGCCACCGGTTACCTGTTGCAGGATCCCCGCCCCGGCAACACCGCGTCCCGTCGTTGATCTGGACCGAGTGGGCGCTACGACTCCAACCCGACCAGGGCTTCTACCTGCACACCCTGCGATCCGGCCTATCGACGGTGCTCCTGCTCGCCGGAACGAAACACATCCTTCCTGACGCCGCACGCCTCCTCGGCGCCCACGCGCTCGATGCCACACGTGTCCTGCAAACCTTGACCGCCACCGGTCACTGGCCACACGTCCTGACCGCCCTGACCCGGCTCTCGGACTACCTCGACGAAGCCGACGTCCCGATCGACTATCACCGCCGGCGCCGCCTGATCTACGACAATATCCTCACCGAGGATCGATGGCGCGAGACCTGCCGCAATACCGGCACTCCCGTCCACCACGGTCGACGCTTCCACTTCGCGCGCCGCTTGCTGTTCGAGACGACCAGCGGACTCCGCCCGGACCAGGCACCCGTGTCGTTTGCGCCGTGCCCGTCCGAAAACCCAGCCGCGTACGTGCGCTTCACCACCGAGCTCACTCCAGAACTCGCCGCTGGCTTGGAAGAACTCGCGCTCGAGTTCCTTACCCGGCACGACATCCACGACGAACCCGTCGGGTGGCAACCGCCCCTCGACCTGATCCGCGGCCTCACACTACCCGGACACGACCCCGGCCAGGTCGACCTTCAAGCGCTGCACCAGCAGGTTCGCGGGAATCGCCGTTCGCTCGCCGAGGCCGCCGAGTCACTGGGTACGACGCTGGACGTCGCGCGCTTCCTGCTCGGCAAGCATCCCGCGCCCCGGCAGCTGCGGACGGAGAAGCAGGTCCACGCTACCGGCGGGCGCAGCTTGGAAGCACGTACCGCGCTGCCGAAAGACCGCCTCGTCGAGCTCTATTGCGAGCAACGCCGGAGCCTACGCGAGATCGCCGCCCAGTTCGGCGTCAGCCGCGGCGTAATCCGGGTTCTGCTGGACGACTACGGCATCACCCCGCGCGAGGCCCAACCCGAACCCAAGATCATGGTCAGCCGGGACTGGCTCTACGACCAGTACGTCTACCACCGGCGCACCCTGCCCGACCTCGCGCAAGAAACCGGGATGAGCACCGCGAACATGGCGCGCTGGGCCAAAACCCACGACATCCCGCTCCGCTCCCGCGGCGGCGCCAGCCACGACCAAATCCGACGCACGCAACAGGAAGCCGCAGCAGCTCCCGAGATCCTCCGACCAGCCCTCGTCGGCCACGGCGCGTGGGAACGCCTGGAACGGTTCGCCGCCGCCTCCTCGTACCGCACCATCACCGAAGCAGCCCGAACCCTCGGCCTACGCCAATCTCCGTTGACCACCCAGATCAACCGACTCGAACACGACCTCGGTGGATCTCTGCTGGAACGAGCCGAACGCGGGCGACCTATGCGGCTGACTCAGCTGGGACGCGATGTCGTAGCCGCAGTCAGGCGTCATCGCGAGCCAGCGAGTTGA
- a CDS encoding ATP-binding protein has translation MSLFERDKVVGTFRGFSESGMEFHADLVLPHHDDFQTIAMHGQFVLVQLEHEREAILGRITTISSQGRLVSPIGEDYATRAVRDQRPIPDELRERYLKYKVDIRILGVLRMEGDKYIFVPSHRRLPHVGAQVALLGDDLLAEVVNAKDTDDGAVPIGFLAFGEFVYAGNDTRVGDTSWMQIQQPAIMPTFQIDKLVARRSFVFARAGFGKSNLVKLLFSTLYEEQPTVPRRSGEAPVGTVIFDPDGEYFWPDFKGRPALCDVPHLRDKLVVFTNRQGPSDFYQSFVVNGVKLNIKELQASRVLSIALSPEKQDQQNVVKLKSLDGPKWNRLVDLIHREKYGADRDEVREILNLSESQEAETNAAIGNMTRVVNALHDPDSRLLSALKDCLSQGKLCVVDISQMRGSQGLQLAGVILGDIFEHNQTQFTAADPKSIPTIAVIEEAQSVLGGSSQSEDGPFVSWVKEGRKYDLGALLITQQPGSLPQELLSQGDNFFVFHLLSQGDLLSLKKANAHFSEDLLATLLNEPLVGNGIYWSSAPNTDRHARPYPISVRVLSFEDSYEMADPDYALPAPDSFAFRYQTAVDERRSEARAASASLAASHRQDNASEETGEDPALSAEDSSIAIVHLRDNPEFKKMINTPRGIKWGRITYLLAEKAPAYAQRDGSARDWGYRLVKQALDKLYPGQWTAETRDDDKNPGKSAKFVMLKEHARKAEPERDREVDEEPNDTLVDTVQTEEEPPF, from the coding sequence ATGAGCCTGTTCGAGCGCGATAAAGTCGTCGGCACCTTCCGCGGCTTCTCCGAAAGTGGCATGGAATTCCACGCCGACCTCGTGCTGCCGCACCACGACGACTTCCAGACCATTGCTATGCACGGCCAGTTCGTCCTCGTCCAGCTCGAACACGAGCGTGAGGCTATCCTCGGGCGGATCACCACCATTTCCTCCCAGGGTCGCTTGGTGTCCCCCATCGGCGAGGACTACGCCACCCGCGCGGTACGCGACCAGCGACCCATCCCTGACGAGCTACGCGAGCGTTATCTGAAGTACAAGGTCGACATCCGCATCCTCGGCGTCCTGCGTATGGAGGGTGACAAGTACATCTTCGTCCCCAGCCACCGGCGTCTCCCGCATGTCGGTGCCCAGGTCGCGCTTCTGGGCGATGACCTACTCGCCGAGGTCGTCAACGCCAAGGACACCGACGACGGCGCGGTCCCCATCGGCTTCCTCGCCTTCGGCGAATTCGTCTACGCTGGCAACGACACACGCGTAGGCGATACCTCTTGGATGCAGATCCAGCAGCCGGCGATCATGCCGACCTTCCAGATCGACAAACTTGTGGCCCGTCGCAGCTTCGTCTTCGCCCGAGCTGGCTTCGGTAAGTCGAACCTGGTCAAACTGCTCTTCTCGACCCTGTACGAAGAACAGCCCACCGTCCCGCGCCGCTCTGGCGAGGCTCCTGTCGGCACGGTCATCTTCGATCCGGACGGCGAGTATTTTTGGCCCGACTTCAAGGGCCGCCCCGCACTGTGCGACGTGCCGCACCTGCGCGACAAGCTCGTCGTCTTCACCAACCGCCAGGGCCCCAGCGACTTCTACCAGTCCTTCGTCGTCAACGGCGTCAAGCTGAACATCAAGGAACTGCAGGCGTCGCGCGTGTTGAGTATCGCGCTGTCGCCGGAGAAGCAGGATCAGCAGAACGTCGTTAAACTTAAGTCCCTCGACGGGCCCAAGTGGAACCGCCTTGTTGACCTGATCCACCGCGAGAAGTACGGCGCAGACCGTGACGAGGTCCGGGAGATTCTGAACCTCAGCGAAAGCCAGGAAGCCGAGACAAACGCGGCGATCGGCAACATGACCCGTGTCGTCAACGCATTGCACGACCCCGACAGCCGACTCCTCAGCGCATTGAAGGACTGCCTGTCCCAAGGCAAGCTCTGTGTGGTGGACATCTCCCAGATGCGCGGCTCCCAGGGGCTCCAGCTCGCTGGCGTGATCCTCGGCGACATCTTCGAGCACAACCAGACCCAGTTCACTGCGGCAGACCCGAAGTCCATCCCCACCATCGCCGTCATCGAAGAAGCCCAGTCCGTTCTCGGCGGCTCCAGCCAGAGTGAAGACGGCCCCTTCGTCTCCTGGGTAAAGGAAGGCCGCAAGTACGACCTCGGGGCCCTGCTGATCACCCAGCAGCCTGGCAGCCTGCCGCAGGAACTCCTCTCCCAGGGAGACAACTTCTTTGTCTTCCATCTGCTCTCCCAGGGAGACCTCCTCTCCTTGAAGAAGGCCAACGCCCACTTCTCCGAGGACCTGCTGGCCACCCTGCTCAACGAGCCGCTCGTCGGTAACGGCATCTACTGGTCCAGCGCGCCCAACACCGACCGCCACGCACGCCCCTACCCCATCTCTGTGCGCGTTCTCAGCTTCGAGGACTCGTACGAGATGGCCGACCCTGATTACGCACTCCCGGCCCCCGACAGCTTCGCTTTCAGGTATCAGACCGCTGTCGACGAGCGCCGTTCCGAAGCACGGGCCGCCTCTGCCAGCCTCGCTGCCAGCCACCGTCAGGACAACGCGAGTGAGGAAACCGGAGAAGATCCCGCTCTCTCGGCCGAAGACAGCTCGATCGCGATCGTCCACTTGCGAGATAATCCTGAGTTCAAGAAGATGATCAATACCCCCCGTGGCATCAAGTGGGGCCGTATCACTTACCTGCTTGCCGAGAAGGCGCCCGCATACGCTCAACGCGATGGATCTGCCCGCGACTGGGGTTACCGTCTAGTCAAGCAGGCTCTCGACAAGCTGTATCCAGGGCAATGGACCGCAGAAACCCGCGATGACGACAAGAATCCCGGAAAGTCCGCCAAGTTCGTCATGTTGAAGGAACACGCTCGGAAGGCCGAGCCGGAACGAGACCGAGAGGTAGACGAAGAGCCGAACGACACATTGGTCGACACTGTGCAGACGGAAGAGGAGCCTCCCTTCTAA